In Synechococcus sp. A18-25c, a single window of DNA contains:
- a CDS encoding helix-turn-helix transcriptional regulator, whose amino-acid sequence MLTQRKPARACLADIEHYFQQPPPLFLDLELAVCWVLACLLQDDNYPSGLLHRLQTDHPQLRLSETVLHQAVDFLERQEMLDSYTKRCPSRGRPRRMLHLHQDARDQAERLMKPWQHWLHEHGPLTN is encoded by the coding sequence ATGCTCACCCAACGGAAACCCGCGCGCGCCTGCCTTGCAGACATTGAGCACTACTTCCAGCAGCCGCCCCCGTTGTTCCTGGATCTCGAGCTGGCCGTCTGCTGGGTGCTGGCCTGCCTCCTGCAGGACGACAACTACCCCTCTGGACTGCTCCATCGCCTGCAGACCGATCATCCGCAGCTGAGGCTCTCCGAGACAGTGCTGCATCAGGCGGTCGATTTCCTCGAGCGCCAGGAGATGCTCGATTCATACACCAAGCGCTGCCCGAGCCGAGGCCGGCCACGGCGCATGCTGCACTTGCACCAAGACGCCAGAGACCAAGCAGAACGTCTGATGAAGCCCTGGCAACACTGGCTGCACGAGCATGGCCCACTGACCAACTAG